TGGATTTGTCAAAAAAGGTTTACGATCACGAGATAGTGCATGTAGAAAAAGTGACATGTTTATTCATTTGCAGGCCTCAAACTAAAATCTACACACATTAAAGTGAATTCAAACAAGGTAATGATATTAGAATAGTTAACTGTGTGAGGCAAACCTGCAATTTTGATCTTCTTTTACATTCAGTCCATAAAGATCCCTACACATAAAGAGAAAAACCTAAAACTGTTAGCAAGGTAGCGGGGGNGGGGGGGGGCGGGTGTCTTCAGGGGAAAAAATCTTTTGGATACATAAAAGAATAGTAAGGAATGAAAAAAAACATGGAAAAAagatagaataataaaatttaagttattgCGATAAGGCCACTactttgataatattttaacaAGATATACATAATTTAGAAGAACTATTAACAAGCAAATGAACTTAGTATGATGAGGTTACATCACAAGCCAATATCGTCTCCATCACATGTGCtatcaacttcatcatcattagTACTAGTATTACCTTCATTCTCCCCATGATCACTGATGTACTCTATCATAGTGTCATCCTCTTGGTCAGAATCATCTTCATTGTCATCAATTTCAACTTCATGTTCTGTTTGAGCCTCCAATTTAATTACATTTGCATCTAAGATAATTGAATCAACGTCATCTCTATGTAGTTGACTCAATATATCCACTGTATCATTGACAGTTGAATCATTTTCAAGTGAAATATCTTGATACACTTCATCATTTGTAATGTGCAACTCATCTCTTTCTGGCTCTGAATTTTCCTTCTCTGGCACATCATATAAATGTCTATCTTGAAATTTGAGCACAATTCACCAATTTTCCCTCAATTTTGGATCATCAATATAAAATACTTGTTTTGCTTGTGTAGCTAGTACAAAGAATCATGTTCATACCAAAATCTTTTAACACAAATGCTCATAAAATTATTATCTTTTCGCATCCTTGTTTTCTTGCGAAGATCAAACCATTTGCATTTAAATAGGAGAACTCGATTCTCCTCAACATACTCTAACTCAAGGATGTCAACTATAATACCATAAAAATCAATTACCTCATTTCCATGGTAGCCTGCAACAACTATACCGCAATTTTAACTTTTACGCAATTCATCGCGTCGTTGAACATGAAAACTGACACCATTTACAATACAACCAGTATGTGTTCTTCCGCGCACATCATGTCCTATTGCCAAAGGAAATAATTTCTTGATAGACATTAACTTTTCCTTATTATATAATTGTTGAATctacaacaaaaaattatagcgtttaattagtaaagaaaaataaaaatttaaacactATAACAAGATTATTATCTTAAAATCACTTACTTTTCTCTTGAACCataaaggaaattgttgtcgGTGTTTATCTTCTATATTCACAACAATTTGTttcaacaattcttctttatgttctctgcatgcaaaataaaataatttaaaaataatttaaaataataaaatatcaacttagataaatagaaaaattacgTACTGAAGAAAAGGTTCTGCTTCTTCGCAATTATTAAGCACATATCACCGAGCCATATCAAAATCTTTCTTTGGAATGACATCATATATTCCATCTCTATATGGTCTAGAACTCTTTGAAAATATGTCCAGAAAATCTTCACCTTTGTTTCTAGATCCATCATAATTTCGATGTTGACGATTAAATCTAGTCTCAATGTCAGTAAGATACATAGAGCAAAATGTCAAACATTCATCAATAATATAGCCTTCTGCAATAGAACCTTCTGGGCGTGCCTTGTTTCGTACATAACGCTTATGCTTGCACAAGAACCTCTCAATTTTGTACATCCAACGATATTGTACTGGTCCCCCATACATAGCCTCTCGCGGTAAATGCACAACCAAATGTATCATAACATCAAAAAAAACTGGTGGAAAGATCATCTCAAGcttacataatataataattatatccgTTTCAAGTTGTTCTAAGTCATCTCTTCTCAAGTTTTACAACATAATCTTTGGAAGAAATGACCTAACTCAATTAATGCTAAAGAGACATCTTTATTTACAAATCCACGAAGAGCAATAGGCAACACTCTTTGTAACAAAACATGATAGTCATGACTTTTAAGTCTAGATATCTTACCATCATCCACACTTACACACCCTGAAATATTTGAAGCATAACCATCAGGAAATTTAATAGATTTCAAAAATtcccaaaacttttttttctctttctttgacATAACATAACAAGTTGCTAGCATTGTACAACTGGAACCATCATGTTGCAACCATAGTTCTTTTCTTATGTTCAAATCCTTAAGATCttgtcttgctttatatttgtccttaGTTTTCCCATCTATATCCAATAATGTCCCCAAAATACtctcacaaatatttttttctatgtgCATTACATCTAAATTACGCCGCAACTTCAAGCTCTTCCAGTATggtaactcaaaaaaaatacttCTCCTCACCCAATTCAACTCTTCAGGACGAcgtttctttttattattattggagTGCTTACCTGGTCTATAAGTACTTAGTAAATCTAATTGTCCTAAGACATCATCTCCTGATAACTCTTTTggtttcaatattttttcattcttacCATCAAATTTCTTGCTTTTTCTCCATGAGTGACTAGGTTCAAGATACCGACGGTGACCCGTGTAAGAAGTTTTACTTCTTACCTTTTGTGAAGACGCATCCTTATTGCAAGTAGGACATGCCATGTATCCCTTTGTGCTCCATCCAGATAAATTACCtgattcataaataaaaaatatgcttagtaatattttataacCTTTACTATAACATAGAACATGCATAATAACATCGATAGTGTTCTGAAAAGCAATCATTCTTAAGTGAACATCTACAGAGAAAGCTACTGTGGGATATCGACAGGAAGAAGGATTGTTTTTGGGTTCAATAGGTATATAGCTACTATATCAAGCATGGTGATATTGCTCAAATCCAGATTCCCAAGAGTGCTTCCTGGGCAGTGAGGAACGTCCTGACATCTAGAAATAATTTGACAACCAGGCTGAACAGTCATGGGAGAATACAAAAACAACTTGGTACAACTCAACTTGGAAATAAATTTTCAATCCATAAGATGTATGTAACCTTAATGCCTGTTCAACCCAAAGTTGCCTGGAAACATCTTGCCTTACGTCCAAAGACACATCCTAGATATAAATTCATACTATGGCTGACTATACTACCAAACTATCCCTTTTGATAATTCATAGGTTTCTTGATTGATTTGTAATGGCTTAGTGAAAAAAACTTGGTTGTATGTAGGAGCAACTTGTCTAGGCTGCTGATGCTATATTGTACAATGCTTTGGTTATGAATGAAAGCTATACTatttatgaaaaagaaagaaaagaaaaaaagaacatttaCAGAGAAAGCTCCCTCAATCTGATATCAAGAAGTGCCCCACGTGGGGCAGCACCCTCAGTTTAGTTGTAGGCAAGAGGTGCCCCAAACCCATGAGAAGATTTTCGTGATAAACAAGAGTCCAACaacaaatttcaaacaattattaTCAGCTACTATCCAGAACTATATAACATCAACTTCCCTTAGTTGGGTTGGGAAGGCATACTAGAAAAAGTATGGAGGAATTGTAACAAAAGAAAAGTGATTCAAGAACACCATCCCATTTCGAAAGGGGAACTGATTCTCTTTAATGAACTGGTTGTTCTGGAATGTGTGAGGGGTTAACAAGAGGTAGAAACAAAAGGAATTGAAGAgctaaatgaaatataataagatcaaattaatcaaatttatgGAAATAAGTGTGAAAGAACACAAAGCTATCAAAATAGATGCTCCACAACTATCAACATGCCGCCAATGGATGAGTCTGGATTATATGGGACAACAGCTGCTATCGGTCAAAATAATTTCAGATGATACACAACTCATCTGTTGCCACATACAAGGAAGAAATAACAACATTGAATGTTTTCTCACAGTTATATATGAATTCAACACTTCAGAAGAAATGAAATCTTCTATTGGATGCACTAGAACTATTAGCTCAAGGATCAACATACCATGGCTGCTCAGTGGATCTTATGCACAGTTAACAACAAAAAGTAACAACTTAAAAAGTAAAGTTCCTTTAAGATTTTTCAATGTATAGGTAAAACATTTATCCTTTATGGATATTGTACAGAAGAGCTGGAAAGTAAACAAAGCTACAAACAAAATGAAGAACATATGGGAGAAACTGAAAGCTCTTAAAGAGCCCTTGAAAAAGTTGACCAAAATTGATTTCCTTAGTATCACATTAAAGGTTGAGCAAGCAAGAGTGGAATTGAATGTTGTTCACCAAGGATAGAACATATGGGAAGACACCACCTAGGATTTTGATCTAAGACCTTATGGtgctcaacccacttcattgaccactaagGTATATCCTTAGATGCTCTTACAATATTATATGAATACTCCGATACATAAACAGTATAAATTATTAGACATTAGATAAGTAAGTAATTTAAGAACTTACTATAAGCTGGAAAGTCATTTATGGTCCATAAAACAGCGGCATGCATCTTGAAGCACTTCCCAGTTGATGCATCAAATGTCTCTACACCATCACTCCATAAATCTTTGAGCTCATCAATTAAAGGACgcaaataaacatcaatatcCTTTCGTGGTGCTTGAGGACTAGGAATAAGCAATGACATTATCATAAATGGGTCCTTAAAACATTTCCAAGGAGGAAGATTATAAGGAACGAGAATGACAGGCCACATACTATACGATGTGCTCATGTTACCGAATGGGTTAAAACCATCAGTTGCAAGACCGAGTCTAATATTACGGGGTTCTTGTGAAAACCAGGGATGATTCTTGTCAAATTCNTAAGAACTTACCATAAGCTGGAAAGTCATTTATGGTCCATAAAACAGCGGCATGCATCTTGAAGCACTTCCCAGTTGATGCATCAAATGTCTCTACACCATCACTCCATAAATCTTTGAGCTCATCAATTAAAGGATgcaaataaacatcaatatcCTTTCCTGGTGCTTGAGGACTAGGAATAAGCAATGACATTATCATAAATGGGTCCTTAAAACATTTCCAAGGAGGAAGATTATAAGGAACGAGAATGACAGGCCACATACTATACGATGTGCTCATGTTACCGAATGGGTTAAAACCATCAGTTGCAAGACCGAGTCTAATATTACGGGGTTCTTGTGAAAACCAGGGATGATTCTTGTCAAATTCTTTCCATGCTTCAGAATCAGCGGGATGCTTTAACACATTTTCCTCATCAAGATGTTTTTCTTTATGCCATCTCATGTCGACAATTGTTTTTTTAGACATAAATAATCTTTGAACTCTCGGTTTTAATGGAAAATACCGCAAGACTTTATGTGGAATCTTTTTCTCCCTTCGATTATCAATTTTCCACCTCGAAGTACCACAATGTGGACACTCCTGCCTATCTTTATGTTAAGCCCAGTACAAAACACAATCATTTTTGCAAGCATGGATCGAAATATATCCTAATCCCAAACCTTGCAACATGTTTTTAGCATCATAATATGATTTAGGAAGTGTCTCACCTGTAGGCAATGCCTCGTTTAATAACTCCAGCAACATATCAAATGACTTATTACTCCATTGATTGTACACTTTCAAGTGTAGCAACTTCACAACAAACAAAAGCTTTGACAATTTCTTACATCCTGGGTATAATTCACATTCAGCTTCTTTCAACAATTTGTCAAACTTTTTAGCTTCTTTGTCACTCATATCATCAGAGACATTATTACCAGTTGTCTCCTCTGAAAAATCAGCAAAAGATCTTCCACTGGCCTTTTCTAACATAGTGTGAATTCCATCATCATTGtcatgttcatcattttcatcctCACTATAAATCACTTCACTATCATCTCTCATTAGGGATTGTTCCCCGTGGTAGATCCATTGCACGTAATTTCCCATAATTCCTTGGATCAATAGGTGGTCATACACTACTTCTTGTGTttgcaaataaatatttaaacaatCTTGACATGGGCATCGAACTTTAGAATTTCGATCAAAGTGAGACCGAACAAGTTGCATAAAAGATTGAACACCCACAACATATCTTTTAGAGAATTTTGGTTCATGCATCCAGCCTTTATCCATGATCAACTGTACAAACATAGcaattatcaaataaatattattagaagCACATGCATGattcttttaattaaaataaatattccaTCAATGATGGAATACTAGTGAAAAGTAGCTTTTAGGGACTCCAAACAATAACTTATTCAATGTACTAAAATGGTGTGATTTGTTTTGATAACCATATTGTTGTCTATAATTTTTGACAGGTTGCCCCCAACACTTGAGCTTTAGGCCTTACCACACCAACTACTATAAAGTTTTTCAACTGATGCACTTTTGGTTGTCAAATTCCATAAATTATGTGACAAATTTCAAGTATGTGCAAAACAACTCTGCTCTTTTGTATTCCAACAAGTAAACAATAAACTGCAATACGGTTGGCCTAGTATCCCTGCTCTATTatgtatattaaataaataatattgatcaTGCCCTGCCCCATTTAGTTGTTCTCCTCTCCTGTTAAGGGTGTGTTTTACCCCGCCCTATCCCAATTGACATGCCTAATTGCTAAAGAAGATTTACGTGTTTAAACCAACAAGCAGAAATGGGGCTCATTCGATAGAAGAAATGTCAATAATATAAGTAATCTCACAAGGGTGGTTTAGGGAGGGTGGTGCATATTGCAACCTTACCCCTACAAAGGTAGAGAGGCTAAGTTTGATAGATTTTCATCTCAAATAAAGCATATAAAAATCAAGCGTGAAAAGGAAATGCAACAGTGATGACACCACtgtaaaaataatgaaaaaaccAGGTAGCAATAAGCTAATAACAAACAATATGGTAACTAACGCAAAGATAGTCAAGAGTCCACCAAATCCATTTGTTTTATGTGAAGTAAAAATATCATACAAcaaaggcatcaagaagatgcaggTTACAAGAagcaaacttaggcttaaacttgtGAAACAACCATATGAATTCCCCGAATATTCTACTGAGCTAAAGAC
The DNA window shown above is from Solanum stenotomum isolate F172 chromosome 6, ASM1918654v1, whole genome shotgun sequence and carries:
- the LOC125868641 gene encoding uncharacterized protein LOC125868641, with translation MSKKTIVDMRWHKEKHLDEENVLKHPADSEAWKEFDKNHPWFSQEPRNIRLGLATDGFNPFGNMSTSYSMWPVILVPYNLPPWKCFKDPFMIMSLLIPSPQAPGKDIDVYLHPLIDELKDLWSDGVETFDASTGKCFKMHAAVLWTINDFPAYGNLSGWSTKGYMACPTCNKDASSQKVRSKTSYTGHRRYLEPSHSWRKSKKFDGKNEKILKPKELSGDDVLGQLDLLSTYRPGKHSNNNKKKRRPEELNWVRRSIFFELPYWKSLKLRRNLDVMHIEKNICESILGTLLDIDGKTKDKYKARQDLKDLNIRKELWLQHDGSSCTMLATCYVMSKKEKKKFWEFLKSIKFPDGYASNISGCVSVDDGKISRLKSHDYHVLLQRVLPIALRGFVNKDVSLALIELGHFFQRLCCKT